From the Fusobacterium sp. IOR10 genome, one window contains:
- a CDS encoding aminopeptidase P family protein, with protein MFSRDTYEKRRMALKQEFEKGLILICGNTLLPMNFKDNTFNFIQDSTFLYYFGLNRENLFGVIDIDNDEEYIFGDEITTEDIIWRGPQEKLKDQCEEVGIENLKPSSYFSNYIQSALDKRLPIRFVPLYNPEVKIEIGECFGVTAKIINTYASKELCYAIAKQRNLKSPEEIEEIQKAVNITRDMHLEAMRKVKPGMKEYEVKALLENVAQKHNCTFSFPSICTKNGQILHNNSYDNTLREGDLLLIDAGARLKNGYCGDMTTTIPVSGKFSQRQKDIYNILINMFDRAEELIAPGVTYKEIHLEVSRVLAEGLKNMKILKGPVDEIVLKGIHALFMPHGLGHMMGLDVHDMENFGEEIVGYNGEEKSEQFGLSSLRLGRKIEDGFVFTVEPGIYFIPELIKKWKLENKFLENINYLELERYMNFGGMRYEGDFLATKKSSIRLGDTMPKYIEEIEKERNKAFNDID; from the coding sequence ATGTTTTCAAGAGATACTTATGAAAAAAGAAGGATGGCATTGAAACAGGAGTTTGAAAAAGGATTAATACTAATTTGTGGGAATACTCTTTTACCAATGAATTTCAAAGACAACACATTTAACTTTATACAAGATTCAACTTTTTTATATTATTTTGGTTTAAATAGAGAAAATCTTTTTGGTGTAATAGATATAGATAATGATGAAGAATATATATTTGGAGACGAAATAACAACAGAAGACATTATTTGGAGGGGACCTCAAGAAAAATTAAAAGATCAATGTGAGGAAGTTGGAATTGAAAATTTAAAGCCAAGTAGCTATTTTTCAAATTATATTCAATCAGCTTTAGATAAAAGATTACCTATAAGATTTGTACCTCTATATAATCCAGAGGTGAAAATAGAAATAGGAGAATGTTTTGGAGTTACAGCTAAAATAATAAATACATACGCTTCAAAAGAACTTTGTTATGCTATAGCTAAACAAAGAAATTTAAAATCTCCTGAAGAAATTGAAGAGATTCAAAAAGCTGTAAACATAACAAGGGATATGCATTTAGAAGCTATGAGGAAAGTGAAACCAGGAATGAAAGAATATGAAGTAAAAGCTTTATTAGAAAATGTGGCTCAAAAACATAATTGCACTTTTTCCTTTCCAAGCATATGTACTAAAAACGGTCAGATATTGCATAATAATTCTTATGATAACACTTTAAGAGAGGGAGATTTGTTACTAATTGATGCAGGAGCAAGACTAAAAAATGGTTATTGTGGAGATATGACAACTACAATTCCTGTTTCAGGAAAATTTTCCCAAAGACAAAAAGATATTTATAATATACTAATAAATATGTTTGATAGAGCAGAAGAATTAATAGCCCCAGGAGTTACGTACAAAGAAATTCATCTGGAAGTTTCTAGGGTTTTAGCTGAAGGGCTAAAAAATATGAAAATTCTAAAGGGACCGGTGGATGAGATAGTTTTAAAGGGTATACATGCTTTATTTATGCCTCATGGATTGGGACATATGATGGGATTAGACGTTCATGATATGGAAAATTTTGGGGAAGAAATTGTAGGATATAATGGGGAGGAAAAAAGTGAACAATTTGGATTGTCTTCATTAAGATTGGGAAGAAAAATAGAAGACGGTTTTGTATTCACTGTTGAACCAGGTATATATTTCATACCAGAACTTATAAAAAAATGGAAATTAGAAAATAAATTTTTAGAAAATATAAATTATTTAGAGCTAGAAAGATATATGAATTTTGGGGGTATGAGATACGAAGGGGATTTTTTAGCAACGAAAAAAAGTAGCATTAGACTAGGAGATACTATGCCTAAATACATAGAGGAAATAGAGAAAGAAAGAAATAAAGCTTTTAATGACATAGATTAA
- the rfbB gene encoding dTDP-glucose 4,6-dehydratase has translation MKIIVTGGAGFIGGNFVHYMLKKYNNYKIICLDKLTYAGNLATLESVMSNDNFKFVQGDIADRSFIYNLFQEEKPDIIVNFAAESHVDRSIEDPEIFLKTNILGTGVLLDACKKYGIKRYHQVSTDEVYGDLPLDRTDLFFTEETPIHTSSPYSASKASADLLVQSYYRTFKVPVTISRCSNNYGPYHFPEKLIPLIIANALNDKNLPVYGKGENVRDWLYVQDHCIGIDKIIHNGKIGEVYNIGGHNEKTNLEVVKTILKELGKSEDLIKYVTDRPGHDMRYAIDPTKIKNELNWEPETSFNEGIKKTIKWYLDNTSWWENIINGEYKDYYKKMYENN, from the coding sequence ATGAAAATAATTGTAACAGGTGGAGCTGGATTCATAGGCGGGAATTTTGTCCACTATATGTTAAAAAAATATAATAACTATAAAATAATATGTTTAGACAAGCTAACTTATGCTGGAAATCTAGCCACTTTAGAGTCTGTTATGTCAAATGACAATTTTAAGTTTGTACAAGGAGATATTGCAGATAGATCTTTTATTTATAATCTTTTTCAGGAAGAAAAGCCAGATATTATAGTTAATTTTGCTGCAGAAAGTCATGTGGATAGATCCATAGAAGACCCTGAAATATTTTTAAAAACTAATATTTTAGGAACAGGGGTTTTACTAGATGCTTGTAAAAAATATGGAATAAAAAGATATCATCAAGTTTCAACAGATGAAGTTTATGGGGATTTACCCTTGGATAGAACTGATTTATTTTTTACAGAGGAAACACCAATCCATACTTCAAGTCCATACTCTGCTTCAAAGGCTTCAGCTGATTTATTAGTACAATCATATTATAGAACATTTAAAGTTCCAGTAACAATTTCAAGATGTTCTAATAACTATGGTCCTTATCATTTTCCAGAAAAATTAATACCCTTAATAATTGCAAATGCACTAAATGATAAAAATTTACCTGTATATGGAAAGGGAGAAAATGTAAGGGATTGGCTTTATGTTCAAGATCACTGTATAGGAATAGATAAGATAATACATAATGGAAAAATTGGAGAAGTTTATAACATTGGTGGACACAATGAAAAAACTAATTTGGAAGTTGTTAAAACAATTTTAAAAGAACTTGGAAAATCAGAAGATTTAATAAAATATGTAACAGATAGACCAGGTCACGATATGAGATATGCAATTGACCCTACAAAGATAAAAAATGAATTAAACTGGGAACCTGAAACTTCATTTAACGAAGGGATAAAAAAGACAATTAAATGGTATTTAGACAACACTTCTTGGTGGGAAAACATTATCAATGGAGAGTATAAAGATTATTATAAAAAAATGTATGAAAATAATTAA
- the tilS gene encoding tRNA lysidine(34) synthetase TilS, with the protein MNVIDKVIKKIEKEKLVENNDRIVLGCSGGPDSIFLLEVFLKIRKKYNLTLALAHINHLYRGEFALRDETHVRKIGKKYNIPVFVRKKSMENLAKDKKITLEEAGREIRYSFFDEVLEKIDGNKVALAHNLDDQVETFLFRMMRGTSLEGLEGIANIRGKFIRPINEVYKKDVLNYLDTNNISYMLDHTNFENEYTRNSIRLDLIPFIEKRYNPKFKEKIFNLMEEIKEVNNFIEIDYDEYIDGNKLNGKIVLSENPYVQKKIINKFLNLNNIQASRRKIENIFELLTTSGSKKIKLDKDYTLLKEYDRIIIVKNKTQEKEIETITLKIPGEIIFGNYIISANLIGNKDQLDKNSFITTLKREDELLIRSRKVGDRIKLKGLDYPKKVKDIMINSKIPKFERENIPIILHNNEIVWIVGIKKSEKYISEDGKGTVVLNVRRKEC; encoded by the coding sequence ATGAATGTAATAGATAAAGTTATAAAGAAAATAGAAAAAGAAAAATTAGTTGAAAATAACGATAGAATAGTTTTAGGATGTTCTGGAGGTCCAGACTCAATATTTTTATTAGAAGTTTTTTTAAAAATCAGAAAAAAATATAATTTAACTTTAGCTTTAGCTCACATTAATCATTTATACCGTGGAGAATTTGCATTAAGGGATGAAACTCATGTGAGAAAAATAGGGAAAAAATATAATATTCCAGTTTTTGTTAGAAAAAAAAGTATGGAAAATTTAGCAAAAGATAAAAAAATAACATTGGAAGAAGCTGGAAGGGAAATAAGATATTCATTTTTTGATGAAGTTTTAGAAAAGATTGATGGAAATAAAGTGGCTTTAGCTCATAATTTAGATGATCAAGTTGAGACATTTTTATTTAGAATGATGAGGGGAACCTCCCTTGAAGGATTAGAAGGGATTGCAAATATTAGGGGTAAATTTATAAGACCTATAAATGAAGTTTATAAGAAGGATGTATTGAATTATCTAGATACTAATAATATAAGTTATATGTTAGATCATACTAACTTTGAAAATGAATACACAAGAAATTCAATAAGACTTGATCTTATACCTTTTATAGAAAAAAGATATAATCCCAAGTTTAAAGAAAAAATTTTTAATTTGATGGAAGAAATAAAAGAAGTTAACAATTTCATTGAAATTGATTATGATGAATATATTGATGGAAATAAACTAAATGGGAAAATTGTACTTTCTGAAAATCCTTATGTTCAAAAGAAAATAATAAATAAATTTTTAAATTTAAATAATATCCAAGCTTCAAGAAGAAAAATAGAAAATATATTTGAGCTATTAACAACATCAGGAAGCAAAAAAATAAAATTGGATAAAGACTATACTCTATTAAAAGAGTATGATAGAATAATAATAGTAAAAAATAAAACACAAGAAAAAGAAATAGAAACTATTACACTTAAAATTCCTGGGGAAATAATTTTTGGAAATTATATTATATCAGCCAACCTAATTGGTAACAAAGATCAATTAGATAAAAACTCTTTTATTACAACATTGAAAAGGGAAGATGAACTTTTAATTAGAAGCAGAAAAGTTGGAGATAGAATTAAACTAAAGGGTTTAGATTATCCTAAAAAGGTTAAAGATATAATGATTAATTCAAAAATACCTAAATTTGAAAGAGAAAATATTCCTATAATTTTGCATAACAATGAAATTGTTTGGATAGTTGGAATAAAGAAAAGTGAAAAATATATCTCTGAAGATGGAAAGGGAACAGTTGTGTTAAATGTGAGGAGGAAAGAATGTTAG
- a CDS encoding 5'-methylthioadenosine/adenosylhomocysteine nucleosidase, translated as MFLERIAIIGALDAEIEILLKAMQETKKSTIGRTVFFQGKLSGKNVVVFKCGVGKVNAAIGSNTAILKFDVSKIIFTGIAGAIDKNLNILDLVISTDLVQHDFDLTGFGCPLGLIDGEKSIKFKADETLVKIAYDSAIKILGKNKVTLGTIATGDQFVANKKQVDFIGDTFGAKATEMEGAAVAQVALNYNLPFVVLRAMSDKADGSAHMDYNEFKPLAAEHSAKIVMSMLETL; from the coding sequence ATGTTTTTAGAAAGAATAGCAATTATTGGAGCTTTAGATGCTGAAATAGAAATTTTATTAAAGGCTATGCAAGAAACAAAAAAATCTACAATAGGTAGAACTGTTTTTTTTCAAGGAAAACTTTCTGGAAAAAATGTAGTTGTTTTTAAATGTGGTGTGGGAAAAGTTAATGCTGCAATTGGTTCTAATACAGCAATTCTAAAATTTGATGTTTCTAAGATTATTTTCACAGGAATAGCTGGAGCAATTGATAAAAATCTAAATATATTAGATTTGGTAATTTCCACTGATTTAGTTCAACATGATTTTGATTTAACTGGATTTGGATGTCCTTTAGGATTAATAGATGGGGAGAAATCAATTAAATTTAAAGCTGATGAAACTCTTGTTAAAATAGCCTATGATTCTGCTATTAAGATTTTAGGAAAAAACAAGGTTACTCTTGGAACTATTGCAACTGGAGATCAATTTGTAGCTAATAAAAAACAAGTTGACTTTATAGGGGATACATTTGGAGCTAAGGCAACTGAAATGGAAGGAGCTGCTGTTGCTCAAGTGGCACTTAACTATAATCTTCCCTTTGTTGTGCTAAGGGCTATGTCTGATAAAGCAGATGGCTCTGCTCACATGGACTACAATGAATTTAAACCTTTAGCTGCTGAACATTCTGCTAAAATAGTTATGAGTATGCTAGAAACTTTATAA
- a CDS encoding DUF4080 domain-containing protein, with the protein MDNILVGINSRYVHTNLAIRYLKKFVIENSEHKIDIYENTINNNIEKIIRDIVEKNPKNIFFSVYVWNVEIIFKIAKELKKILINSNILLGGPEVSYIPRKIMEENQFIDGIMIGEGELVLLSYLNKDPMKLGVYYRENNEIKFNGYERLINNLDIIPFPYTDEELKDIHKIVYYESARGCPFNCSYCMSSIDKSVRFFSLERTKKDLKKFIDRGTRLVKFVDRTFNLNKKRYLEIWKFLLENYREDIIFHFEINANIFDDEVIEFLKKVPREFFQFEIGIQTINTDTMKSINRINNLEKLFHNVTEINKSIHLHLDLIAGLPYEDYDTFGESFNYVYKTKCEMIQLGFLKILNGTEMETKVDEYDYEYLDYPPYEFISNKFLPYNDVCRLKDVEEVLDYYYNSQKFLNSLDFVISSFYKSPFKFFEEMGEYYKKNGYLDVAHKEVAIFNFFVDFYKFKNFSDFDKFLEYLKLDYLMVKKPGYYPEWFNSIKDKDKYKDEIEKMDFKTSREAHKKTEIEKFYLIFDSKIVDVLFNYTKKKTTYCIV; encoded by the coding sequence TTGGATAATATTTTAGTAGGAATAAATAGTAGATATGTTCATACAAATTTAGCAATAAGATATTTAAAAAAATTTGTAATAGAAAACAGTGAACATAAAATAGATATATATGAAAACACAATAAATAACAATATTGAAAAAATTATAAGAGATATAGTAGAAAAAAATCCTAAAAATATCTTTTTTTCAGTTTATGTTTGGAATGTTGAAATAATTTTCAAAATAGCCAAAGAATTGAAAAAAATTCTAATTAATAGTAATATATTGTTAGGTGGTCCTGAAGTTAGTTATATTCCAAGAAAAATAATGGAAGAAAATCAATTTATAGATGGGATAATGATAGGAGAAGGAGAATTAGTATTATTATCATATTTAAATAAAGACCCTATGAAATTAGGGGTTTATTACAGGGAAAATAATGAAATAAAGTTTAATGGGTATGAAAGATTAATTAATAATTTAGATATAATACCTTTTCCTTATACAGATGAAGAACTAAAGGATATTCATAAAATAGTTTATTATGAGTCTGCAAGGGGATGCCCTTTTAATTGTTCATATTGTATGTCTTCAATAGATAAAAGTGTAAGATTTTTTTCTTTAGAAAGAACAAAAAAAGATCTTAAAAAATTTATAGATAGAGGAACAAGACTGGTTAAATTTGTGGATAGAACCTTTAATTTAAATAAGAAGAGATATCTAGAAATATGGAAGTTTTTATTAGAAAACTACAGGGAAGATATAATTTTTCATTTTGAAATAAATGCAAATATTTTTGATGATGAGGTTATTGAATTTTTGAAAAAAGTTCCAAGGGAATTTTTTCAATTTGAAATAGGAATTCAAACAATAAATACAGACACAATGAAATCAATAAATAGAATAAATAATTTGGAAAAATTATTTCATAATGTTACAGAAATAAATAAGAGTATACATTTACATTTGGATTTAATAGCAGGTCTCCCTTATGAAGATTATGACACTTTTGGAGAATCATTTAATTATGTATATAAAACCAAGTGCGAGATGATTCAACTTGGATTTTTGAAAATTTTAAATGGAACTGAAATGGAGACTAAAGTTGATGAATATGATTATGAATATTTAGATTATCCTCCATATGAATTTATATCTAATAAATTTTTACCATATAATGACGTTTGTAGATTGAAAGATGTGGAAGAAGTTCTTGATTATTATTATAATTCTCAGAAATTTTTAAACTCACTGGATTTTGTAATTTCTAGTTTCTATAAGAGTCCATTTAAGTTTTTTGAGGAAATGGGAGAATATTACAAAAAAAATGGATATCTAGATGTAGCTCATAAAGAAGTTGCAATATTTAATTTCTTTGTGGATTTTTATAAGTTTAAAAATTTCTCAGATTTTGACAAATTTTTAGAATATTTAAAACTAGATTATCTAATGGTGAAAAAACCAGGCTATTATCCAGAGTGGTTTAATTCTATTAAAGACAAAGATAAATATAAAGATGAAATAGAAAAAATGGATTTTAAAACTTCTAGAGAAGCCCATAAAAAAACAGAAATAGAAAAATTTTACTTAATATTTGATTCGAAAATTGTGGATGTATTATTTAATTACACTAAAAAGAAAACAACTTATTGTATTGTATAA
- the rfbC gene encoding dTDP-4-dehydrorhamnose 3,5-epimerase yields the protein MKIIKTNIEGLYIIEPKVFGDNRGWFMESWSHKKMEEAGLHYNFIQDNHSYSSVKGTLRGLHFQKGSHSQAKLVRCAKGAVLDIAVDLRKGSPTYKKWYSIELSAENKKQFLIPRGFAHGFLTLTDEVEFLYKADNYYNFESDRNIIWNDEEIGVEWGISNPILSEKDAKAPKLCDSDADFIYG from the coding sequence ATGAAAATTATAAAAACTAATATAGAAGGTCTTTATATTATAGAACCAAAAGTTTTTGGGGATAATAGAGGATGGTTTATGGAATCATGGTCACACAAAAAAATGGAAGAAGCAGGGCTTCACTATAATTTTATTCAAGATAACCATTCATATTCATCTGTTAAGGGAACTCTTAGGGGATTACATTTTCAAAAGGGAAGTCATTCTCAAGCTAAACTTGTAAGATGTGCAAAGGGAGCAGTTTTAGATATTGCTGTTGATTTAAGAAAAGGATCTCCCACATATAAAAAATGGTATTCCATTGAGCTTTCTGCTGAAAATAAGAAACAATTTTTAATTCCTAGGGGATTTGCCCATGGGTTTTTAACTTTAACTGATGAAGTTGAATTTCTTTATAAAGCTGATAATTACTATAATTTTGAATCTGATAGGAATATTATTTGGAATGACGAAGAAATTGGTGTAGAATGGGGAATATCTAATCCTATTCTTTCTGAAAAGGATGCAAAGGCTCCAAAACTTTGTGATTCAGATGCTGACTTCATATATGGATAA
- a CDS encoding DEAD/DEAH box helicase: MNKLEKFRELGLGEKTIKALSKKGFEEPSPIQALTIPVLLKGEKDVIGQAQTGTGKTAAFALPILEQIEKSNGNIRAIILTPTRELAIQVAEETNSFAVGRKVKVLPVYGGQAIDQQIRQIRNGVDVVVGTPGRVIDLIKRKILKLDSIDYFILDEADEMLNMGFIDDIEEILSYTKPEKRMLFFSATMPKEILKIASKHMREGFEVLKVKNKELTTSLTDQIYFEVKQRDKFEALCRIIDLESEFYGIVFCRTKNDVNEVSGKLSDRGYDAGELHGDITQTYREKTLKRFKKKNITILVATDVAARGIDVNDLTHVVNYSVPQEAESYVHRIGRTGRAGKQGTAITFITPSEYKRLLQIKKVTKTEIRKEKLPGIKDVIVSRKHRIKESVAENIKANEMADFKDMALELLKEGTPEEVLAAVLKLNYEEVLNTSNYNEIQEATVDNAGKTRLFIALGKVDKMTPKTIVDLVVKESKVSSDKIKNVEVYESFSFMNVPFVEAEQILEVFQKSRKGRKPLVEKAKVRSSSGSSSGSRSGSRSRTSSDRPKRDYNRKK; encoded by the coding sequence ATGAACAAATTAGAAAAATTTAGAGAGCTTGGATTGGGAGAAAAAACAATTAAAGCTTTATCAAAAAAAGGATTTGAAGAGCCTAGCCCGATACAAGCATTAACTATACCAGTATTGCTAAAAGGAGAAAAAGATGTTATAGGTCAAGCTCAAACAGGAACAGGTAAAACTGCTGCCTTTGCATTACCAATACTAGAACAAATAGAAAAAAGTAATGGGAATATTAGAGCAATAATACTTACTCCAACAAGAGAACTTGCTATTCAAGTTGCAGAAGAAACTAATTCTTTTGCAGTTGGAAGAAAAGTTAAAGTTTTACCAGTGTATGGTGGACAGGCTATAGATCAACAAATAAGACAAATTAGAAATGGAGTAGATGTAGTAGTAGGAACTCCAGGTAGAGTAATAGATCTTATAAAAAGAAAGATTTTAAAATTAGATAGTATTGACTATTTCATACTTGATGAAGCAGATGAAATGCTTAATATGGGATTTATCGATGATATTGAAGAAATTTTAAGTTACACAAAACCAGAAAAAAGAATGTTATTTTTCTCAGCTACAATGCCTAAAGAAATCTTAAAAATAGCTTCAAAACATATGAGAGAAGGTTTTGAAGTTTTAAAAGTTAAAAACAAAGAATTAACTACTAGTTTAACTGATCAAATTTATTTTGAAGTAAAACAAAGAGATAAATTCGAAGCTTTATGTAGAATTATAGATTTAGAATCTGAATTTTATGGAATTGTTTTTTGTAGAACAAAAAATGATGTTAATGAAGTTAGTGGAAAATTAAGCGATAGAGGTTATGATGCAGGAGAACTTCACGGAGATATAACACAAACTTACAGAGAAAAAACTTTAAAAAGATTTAAAAAGAAAAATATAACTATATTAGTTGCTACAGATGTTGCAGCTAGAGGAATAGATGTAAATGATTTAACACATGTAGTTAACTATTCAGTTCCTCAAGAAGCAGAAAGTTATGTTCATAGAATTGGAAGAACAGGAAGAGCAGGGAAACAAGGAACTGCAATAACTTTCATAACTCCATCAGAATATAAAAGATTACTTCAAATTAAAAAAGTAACTAAAACAGAAATAAGAAAAGAAAAATTACCAGGAATAAAAGATGTAATAGTTTCTAGAAAACATAGAATAAAAGAAAGCGTTGCAGAAAATATCAAAGCAAATGAAATGGCTGATTTTAAAGATATGGCTTTAGAATTATTAAAAGAAGGAACACCTGAAGAAGTTTTAGCAGCAGTATTAAAATTAAATTATGAAGAAGTTTTAAATACTTCAAATTATAATGAAATTCAAGAAGCTACTGTGGACAATGCAGGTAAAACTAGACTATTTATAGCTTTAGGAAAAGTTGATAAAATGACACCTAAAACAATAGTTGACCTAGTTGTAAAAGAATCTAAAGTATCTAGTGACAAAATCAAAAATGTAGAAGTTTATGAAAGCTTCTCATTTATGAATGTTCCTTTTGTTGAAGCAGAACAAATTTTAGAAGTCTTCCAAAAAAGTAGAAAAGGAAGAAAACCTTTAGTTGAAAAAGCAAAAGTAAGATCAAGTTCAGGTTCAAGTTCAGGTTCAAGATCAGGTTCAAGATCAAGAACAAGTTCAGATAGACCAAAAAGAGATTATAACAGAAAAAAATAA
- the mltG gene encoding endolytic transglycosylase MltG — translation MKKIIKKFRIIFSTFFIFFILGIIFVTFQVEKKVKYNQILEIKKGDSVIKTIKMLNPSRTIYFKLYLKFCDDGKNIKAGYYEIKGKYSIKEIIEILEKGNDKFFKFTIQEGLTLNQVIDKLEEEKRIDRKKFKEELLGIEFPYVTPNHNFEGYFYPDTYYFPEYFTEKEIITTILNEFLKKFPPEKYLDKQNFYKKLILASIIEREAQVKKDKKLISSVFYNRMEKGMTLSSDATINYIFDYKKRRILYKDLKVKSPYNTYINKGLPPSPIGNPDKDSIDAAFKPSRTKYLFFVAKGDGSHYFSKTYKEHLEFQRKNKKNR, via the coding sequence ATGAAAAAAATAATTAAAAAATTTAGGATAATATTTTCTACTTTTTTTATTTTTTTTATTTTAGGAATAATTTTTGTGACTTTTCAAGTTGAGAAAAAGGTTAAGTACAATCAAATTTTAGAAATAAAAAAAGGAGATTCAGTAATAAAAACAATTAAAATGTTAAACCCCTCTAGGACTATTTATTTTAAATTATATTTAAAATTTTGTGATGATGGGAAAAATATAAAAGCAGGTTATTATGAAATTAAAGGGAAATACTCAATAAAAGAAATAATAGAAATACTTGAAAAAGGAAATGATAAATTTTTTAAATTCACAATACAAGAGGGGTTAACTCTTAATCAAGTAATAGACAAGCTAGAAGAAGAAAAGAGAATAGATAGGAAAAAATTTAAAGAAGAATTATTAGGAATAGAATTTCCTTATGTAACTCCTAATCATAATTTTGAAGGCTATTTTTATCCAGACACCTATTATTTTCCAGAATATTTTACTGAAAAAGAGATAATAACTACTATATTAAATGAATTTTTGAAAAAATTTCCACCAGAAAAATATTTAGATAAACAAAATTTTTATAAAAAATTAATTTTGGCATCTATTATAGAAAGGGAAGCTCAGGTTAAAAAAGATAAGAAATTAATATCTTCAGTTTTCTATAATAGAATGGAGAAGGGTATGACTTTATCCTCAGATGCAACTATAAATTATATTTTTGATTATAAAAAAAGAAGAATATTATATAAAGATTTAAAGGTAAAATCTCCTTATAATACTTATATAAATAAAGGTTTACCACCAAGTCCCATAGGGAATCCAGATAAAGATTCCATAGATGCAGCTTTTAAACCTTCTAGAACTAAGTATTTATTTTTTGTAGCTAAAGGGGATGGGTCTCATTATTTCAGCAAAACTTATAAGGAACATTTGGAATTTCAAAGAAAAAATAAAAAGAATAGGTGA